In Streptomyces nojiriensis, the sequence CGGCGGGAGCGCGCCCGAAGCCACGCCCGCCTCCACGCCGGCGGCGATATCCGCTGCGCGACGCCCTGTGATCCGATAGTCTCCTAGCACAAACCCCAGTATGCACTAGTGCAATGGAGTCGGCACCATGACCGCCACGCCCGCCACGCAGACGACCGCGACGACCGAGGGGAACGAGAGGACCGAAGCGACCGCGGTGTACGGATCGACCGGAGGCTACGAGCCCACCGACCGCACCGTCCCCAGCCGCTCCCGCGACCGGGCGCGCTACGACCGCGCGACGGTGCACTCGATACTCGACGGCGCCTACATCTGCCACCTCGGCTTCGTCCGCGACGGCGCGCCCGTGGTCCTGCCCACGCTGTACGCCCGGGTCGGCGAATCGCTCTACATGCACGGCTCGACCGGCTCCCGCCCGCTGCTCGCGGCCCGCCGCACCGACCCGGGCCTGCCCGTCTGCGTGACCGTGACCCACGTCGACGGACTGGTCCTGGCCCGCTCGGCCTTCCACCACTCGCTCAACTACCGCTCGGTGGTCGTGCACGGGACCGCCCGCCAGGTCACCGACGAGGCGGAGTGCCGGACGGCCCTGGACGCCATGGTCGACGCCGTCGCCCCGGGCCGCTCCGCCGACACGCGGCCGGCCAACGCCAGGGAACTCGCCGCCACCTCGGTGATCCGCGTGGACCTCGCCGAGGTGTCCGCGAAGATCCGCAGCGGCCCGGTGAACGACGAGGCCGAGGACCTGGACCTGCCGTACTGGGCGGGCGTGGTTCCGGTGGCCCCGGCGTACGGAACCCCGGTGCCCGCCGCGGACCTCACCCCCGGCATCGCCGTCCCGGACTACCTCAGCGCGCTCTGAGGGCTGCGCCGCACGGGGGTGGGCGCGGCCGCCGGCCGACGGGCCTCGGCCACGATCAGCGCGCCCACCGCCGTCAGCAGCAGTACGGTGCCCAGCACCACGGCGCCGGTCAGCCGCTCCCCGAGCAGCAGGACCGCGATCACCGCCGCGCTCACCGGCTCGATCAGCATGATCACCGACACGGTGGCGGCCCGTACCGCGGCGGCCCCGGTGAAGTAGAGCGCGTACGCCAGCGCGGTCGGCACGGTGGCGACGTACACCAGCAGCCAGAGCACCCGTCCGAGATCGGCGGTGTGCGGCAGCAGCCCCTCCGCCGCGGCGAGCGGCAGCAGGCACACCGTGCCCACCGCGACCGACCAGGCGGTGGTCACCAGCGGGTCCCCGCCCGCCCCGCGCTGCCCGAGCCACCGCGCCCGCAGGGTCATCCCCGCGTACCCGGCGGCCGAGAGCAGCGCCCAGCCGACGCCGAGCGGGCGGACCTCGCCGCCGCCGCTGCCCAGCACCAGTACGGCCAGCCCGGCCAGCGCCCCCACCACGGCGACCACGCCACCGCGGCCGAGCCGCTCGCCCATCCAGTACCGGGCGCCCAGCGCGATGATCACCGGCCCGGCGCCGAGGGTGACCACGGTGCCCACCGCGAGGCCGGTCTCGCGCACGGCGGCGAAGTACGCGGCCTGGAAGAGGGTGAACAGGAGCCCGGTCCCGATCAGCGAGGCCGCGGAGGGCCGCACCCGCCCGGGGGCGGGCCGGGGCCCGCGCACGGCGAGCACCCCGAGCAGCACCACGAGCCCGCCCGCGCACCGCCAGAAGGACAGGGCGAGCGGGCCTAGGTCACTGGCCAGGAAGAGGAGGGAGGCGGCCGCCCCGGCGGTGCCCCAGGCGGCTCCGGCGACGACGAGGTACAGCAGACTGCGCCCGGCGGCGGGCGAATGGTTCGACACGAGATGTCTCCGCGCATGCGTGAAGGATGAAAGAAGCAGGTCATCGCTTCGCGGGCAGCACGGGCCCGCCCGGGGGCTCCCCGGGCCGGGTACCTGTCGTGGTGGCGCCGCCCGCGCTAGGCGGCGGGAGGCGGAAGCACGGTCGAATGCATGACCGCCACCCTAGCCCTTGCCGACCGTGGCCGTCTCACGGCCCGGTACGGACCGCTCGGCGACGGCCGGCGCCGGCGGGGCCGGCCGGGAGGACTGCGCGATGAAGGCGCCGCCCAGTACCAGGCCGCCGCCGACGATCTGCCAGGTGGAAAGGTGCTCGCCGAGCAGGATCCAGGCGAACACGGTGGCGACGACCGCCTCCAGGAAGGCCACGACACCGGCGACCTGGGGCGAGAGCCGGCGCACCGAGACCACACCGGTCAGGTAGGCGAAGACGGTCGCGACCAGCACCACCCAGGCGAGCAGCACCGGCGCGGGCACCATCGTGCCGCCCACGGAGGCATCGCCGCCCAGCACCTGCCAGTCGATCTCCCAGGGCCGGGCGATCACGGTCATCACCAGGGCGCCGACGAGCATGCCGTACGCGATCACCCCGAGCGGGTCGGGGGCGTCGTCCCCGTCGGCGCCCTGGTCGGCGAAGACGAAGTAGAAGGCCTGGCAGCAGGCGGCGGCGAGGCCGAAGAGCACGCCGAGCAGGTCCAGGCTCAGGCCGGCCCAGATCTCGACCACGCAGGCCAGTCCGACGACGGCCACGGCCGCGCCCGCGGCGGCGCCGCGCGTCACGGGCTTGCGCTGCACGAAGCGGATGTAGCCGAGCAGCAGCGCCGGGCCCAGGTACTCCAGCAGCAGGGCCACGCCGACGGGGATGCGGGACAGGGAGGCGAAGTAGAAGGCCTGCACACCCGCGACGGCGACCAGCCCGAAGCCGGCGAGCAGCGCGGGCCTGCGCAGCACGAGGTCACGGTGGCGCCAGGCCAGCGGGGACAGCACGAGAGCTGCCCCGGCCACCCTGAGCCAGACCATGTGGAGGGGGTCCAGACCCGCCTCGATCAGCGGCTTCGCCGCCACTCCGGAACCACCGAACGCGAACGCCGAGACGAGGGCGAGGCCCAGTCCGGCATTTCTCCCTGACGCTTGCATCCCGCCATCATGACAGGGCGGGTCAGGACCGTCACGGGGATGACACCTGTTGAGACGGAGTCGAGATCACGCCCCGCCGACCCCCGCCATATCTGACAGGTCGTCAGTATTGAATGTTCCGCCCGCCGGGGCTACCTTCCGCCGCACGTACCGACGAGAAGGGGTGGTCGCATGGCTGAAGTCACCGCGGAATCACGCATCGAGGCGTCCGCCGCGCTGCTCTGGTCCCAGCTGACGGACTGGGACGCGTACGGGCAGTGGAGCATGACCCACACGAACTTCCCCCAGGGCGGACCCGAGACCCTCGCGGTCGGCGCCACCTTCGCGGAGAACATGAAGATGATGGGCTTCCCGGCCGAGGTCGTCTGGACCGTCTCGGAGCTGGAGGCCGAGCGCCGCTTCGCCATCACCGGCAAGGGCCCGATGGGCGTGGCGGTCCTCACCCGGTACACCCTGACCCCGGACGGCGAGGCCACCACGGTCCGCATCGACGGCGAGTTCACCGGGGCCGCCGTGTCCCTCATGGCGGGCAAGCTCAAGGACTCGGCCACCGCCGCGCTGAACGAGTCGCTGCGCAAGCTGGCCGGCCTGGTCGTCTGACCTGCGGGCCGCCCGTCCCGTACGCGAAGGCGCGCCCCGCGAGACGAACTCGCGGG encodes:
- a CDS encoding type II toxin-antitoxin system Rv0910 family toxin; translated protein: MAEVTAESRIEASAALLWSQLTDWDAYGQWSMTHTNFPQGGPETLAVGATFAENMKMMGFPAEVVWTVSELEAERRFAITGKGPMGVAVLTRYTLTPDGEATTVRIDGEFTGAAVSLMAGKLKDSATAALNESLRKLAGLVV
- a CDS encoding pyridoxamine 5'-phosphate oxidase family protein gives rise to the protein MTATPATQTTATTEGNERTEATAVYGSTGGYEPTDRTVPSRSRDRARYDRATVHSILDGAYICHLGFVRDGAPVVLPTLYARVGESLYMHGSTGSRPLLAARRTDPGLPVCVTVTHVDGLVLARSAFHHSLNYRSVVVHGTARQVTDEAECRTALDAMVDAVAPGRSADTRPANARELAATSVIRVDLAEVSAKIRSGPVNDEAEDLDLPYWAGVVPVAPAYGTPVPAADLTPGIAVPDYLSAL
- a CDS encoding DMT family transporter, whose product is MSNHSPAAGRSLLYLVVAGAAWGTAGAAASLLFLASDLGPLALSFWRCAGGLVVLLGVLAVRGPRPAPGRVRPSAASLIGTGLLFTLFQAAYFAAVRETGLAVGTVVTLGAGPVIIALGARYWMGERLGRGGVVAVVGALAGLAVLVLGSGGGEVRPLGVGWALLSAAGYAGMTLRARWLGQRGAGGDPLVTTAWSVAVGTVCLLPLAAAEGLLPHTADLGRVLWLLVYVATVPTALAYALYFTGAAAVRAATVSVIMLIEPVSAAVIAVLLLGERLTGAVVLGTVLLLTAVGALIVAEARRPAAAPTPVRRSPQSALR
- a CDS encoding EamA family transporter, whose product is MQASGRNAGLGLALVSAFAFGGSGVAAKPLIEAGLDPLHMVWLRVAGAALVLSPLAWRHRDLVLRRPALLAGFGLVAVAGVQAFYFASLSRIPVGVALLLEYLGPALLLGYIRFVQRKPVTRGAAAGAAVAVVGLACVVEIWAGLSLDLLGVLFGLAAACCQAFYFVFADQGADGDDAPDPLGVIAYGMLVGALVMTVIARPWEIDWQVLGGDASVGGTMVPAPVLLAWVVLVATVFAYLTGVVSVRRLSPQVAGVVAFLEAVVATVFAWILLGEHLSTWQIVGGGLVLGGAFIAQSSRPAPPAPAVAERSVPGRETATVGKG